One window of the Magnolia sinica isolate HGM2019 chromosome 19, MsV1, whole genome shotgun sequence genome contains the following:
- the LOC131235122 gene encoding uncharacterized protein LOC131235122 — protein sequence MNAFKAFKACVPIEWSPQLYITLVRGLPGTRRLHRRTLEAMRLRRCNRTVIHRNTPSLRGMLQQVKRLIVIETEAMYNARKQNAADHRALRSPIVVNHLSSSQSPASDSSQNLQDGSRNSN from the exons ATGAACGCATTCAAAGCATTCAAAGCCTGCGTCCCGATAGAGTGGAGCCCACAACTCTACATAACCCTAGTCAGGGGCTTACCGGGCACTCGTCGCCTCCACCGGCGCACGTTAGAGGCCATGCGCCTCCGCAGGTGCAATCGCACTGTCATCCACCGGAACACCCCCTCCCTCCGCGGCATGCTCCAACAG GTGAAGAGGCTGATCGTGATCGAGACGGAAGCAATGTACAATGCCCGGAAACAGAACGCGGCGGACCACCGAGCTCTGCGCTCCCCCATCGTCGTTAACCACCTCTCTTCTTCTCAGTCACCCGCATCGGATTCTTCTCAG AATTTACAGGATGGAAGCAGAAATTCAAATTAG